The Paenibacillus sp. YPG26 genome includes a window with the following:
- the spoIIIAF gene encoding stage III sporulation protein AF: protein MTWIANWLKEIIFVVLLAGFVDLLLPNRSFERYVKLVISLLILLTLMSPVVKLIGGDPVQELQTALNQTTKELDPNMDSSSTDQIVQQGLALRKKQEAQSLEWAGQEVAREMEQQIEHKAGIQVERVKVTLAVNNQTSRQEDTVQQPAGKPVIKEVEVYLAAKNPPVTDGTPSSEGIQSTAISVPAIKQVEKVDITVKQDGALDTKHPGTGTSKDAEVQSQSGIHTTRNLEITNQLTKDWGISRTIIKIHEPEEQSGQ, encoded by the coding sequence ATGACCTGGATTGCCAATTGGCTGAAGGAAATTATATTTGTGGTTCTCCTGGCGGGCTTTGTTGACCTGCTTCTGCCGAACCGGTCGTTCGAGCGTTATGTCAAGCTGGTGATCAGTCTGCTCATCCTGCTTACGCTAATGTCTCCTGTGGTCAAACTCATTGGCGGCGATCCGGTGCAGGAACTGCAGACGGCGCTCAATCAGACGACGAAGGAGCTTGACCCCAACATGGACAGCAGCAGTACCGATCAGATTGTTCAGCAGGGATTGGCACTCCGCAAGAAACAGGAAGCACAGTCGCTCGAATGGGCAGGCCAGGAGGTAGCAAGAGAAATGGAGCAGCAAATTGAGCATAAGGCGGGAATTCAGGTGGAGCGGGTGAAGGTCACACTCGCAGTAAATAACCAAACAAGCCGACAGGAGGATACCGTGCAGCAGCCTGCCGGGAAGCCTGTGATCAAAGAAGTGGAAGTGTATCTCGCAGCCAAAAATCCGCCTGTAACTGATGGAACACCATCAAGTGAGGGAATACAGAGTACTGCCATATCGGTTCCTGCTATTAAGCAGGTTGAGAAGGTGGACATTACTGTCAAACAAGATGGGGCATTGGATACGAAGCATCCGGGCACGGGGACATCGAAGGATGCCGAAGTACAGAGCCAGAGTGGAATCCATACCACAAGAAATCTGGAGATTACGAACCAACTGACAAAGGATTGGGGTATCTCAAGGACAATCATCAAGATTCATGAACCTGAGGAACAATCAGGGCAATAA
- a CDS encoding Asp23/Gls24 family envelope stress response protein → MSTFPTEYERTEIGEIQIAPEVIEVIAGLAAVEVNGVAGMSGGFAGGIAELLGRKNLSKGVKVEVGQLEAAVDVSVIVEYGNRLPEVATEIQRNVKRSIETMTGLTVVEVNVHIHDVIFKTAEKIEESELSHRVK, encoded by the coding sequence ATGAGTACTTTTCCTACAGAATATGAGAGAACCGAAATTGGTGAAATCCAAATTGCTCCCGAAGTCATTGAAGTAATCGCAGGTCTTGCTGCCGTTGAAGTTAACGGTGTGGCTGGCATGAGCGGCGGATTCGCTGGAGGCATCGCAGAGCTGCTGGGACGGAAGAACCTGTCCAAGGGCGTTAAGGTCGAAGTTGGTCAGCTTGAGGCTGCAGTCGATGTATCTGTGATTGTGGAGTATGGTAACCGCCTTCCAGAAGTGGCGACCGAAATTCAGCGTAACGTCAAGCGCTCGATTGAGACCATGACAGGGCTTACTGTTGTTGAGGTCAACGTACATATTCATGACGTTATCTTCAAGACAGCCGAGAAGATCGAGGAGTCGGAACTGAGCCACAGGGTGAAATAA
- a CDS encoding SpoIIIAH-like family protein translates to MKTNRQTIWLVSMLSLMVILSAYYLFTEESAVKAPKVADGQQVSVQDNTAAKDTALTEAQEDLVVKEVTDISDKVTAAEPGAAADNSKNDAAKKDTAAAEVKSPEKTAPADQSAVSSEDPQKDAEVLKKIEAQGTAGNDAITNYQYQRNEENKKINDKLTQIIADQTKSAEESAKAQRELAALEDKEAKISDIEEKLQQQYANAAVTPKDDGYTVVVLSDKLEAKQAVSIVDLVIKELGVAQDKVRVQYVTQ, encoded by the coding sequence ATGAAAACGAACAGACAAACAATTTGGCTTGTGTCCATGCTTAGCTTGATGGTGATCCTCTCGGCATACTACCTGTTCACAGAAGAGTCAGCGGTCAAGGCTCCAAAGGTTGCTGATGGCCAACAGGTATCCGTCCAGGATAATACGGCTGCCAAAGACACGGCTCTAACCGAGGCACAGGAGGATTTGGTCGTAAAAGAAGTAACGGATATCAGTGATAAAGTAACGGCTGCGGAGCCAGGCGCAGCAGCAGACAATAGCAAGAACGATGCTGCAAAGAAAGACACCGCGGCTGCCGAGGTGAAGAGCCCAGAGAAGACAGCACCTGCTGATCAATCAGCAGTGTCCAGTGAAGACCCGCAGAAGGATGCCGAGGTACTGAAGAAGATTGAAGCCCAAGGCACAGCGGGCAACGATGCCATTACTAATTATCAGTACCAAAGAAATGAGGAGAACAAGAAAATCAATGATAAGCTCACACAGATTATTGCGGATCAGACGAAATCAGCGGAAGAAAGTGCAAAGGCTCAAAGAGAACTAGCCGCCTTGGAGGATAAAGAGGCGAAAATTTCCGATATTGAAGAGAAGCTGCAGCAGCAGTATGCGAATGCGGCGGTAACTCCGAAGGATGATGGATACACCGTGGTCGTGCTAAGTGACAAGCTCGAAGCCAAGCAAGCCGTTAGCATCGTGGACCTGGTGATTAAAGAGCTTGGAGTCGCCCAGGATAAAGTTAGAGTGCAATATGTAACCCAGTAA
- the spoIIIAE gene encoding stage III sporulation protein AE → MKLHDLNWHKRTLILFILGFMIFWPAKLFAQSQDEGWMKQQASELPTDQVEAYWKHLMKDYGGFFPDEKVPSFMDMLLPGGQEFNVKSGLSALLKYMWHEVLYNGHILVTIVILTVFSLILETLQTAFERGNVSKVAYSICYMVILILAINSFNVAIGYATDAIKDMIDFMMAMVPLLFTMLASMGNIVTVTVTHPLVVFMVHTVGTLVYTVVFPLLFFSALLHIVSSLSDKYKLTQLANLLRTISMSLLGVLLTIFLGVISVKGITGSVADGVTLRAAKYVTGNFVPVVGKVFADATDTVISASLLVKNAVGLVGVIVILFLCAFPAIKILTLALIYNLSAAVMQPLGDSPVVTCLETIGKSMIYVFAAMAAVGLMFFLAITIMLTAGNITVMMR, encoded by the coding sequence ATGAAGCTCCACGACCTGAATTGGCACAAGAGAACGCTAATCCTCTTCATACTCGGCTTTATGATCTTCTGGCCGGCGAAGCTGTTCGCACAGTCACAGGACGAAGGCTGGATGAAGCAGCAGGCGTCTGAACTGCCGACGGATCAGGTCGAAGCTTATTGGAAGCATCTGATGAAGGATTACGGCGGATTCTTTCCAGATGAGAAGGTGCCTTCCTTTATGGACATGTTACTGCCCGGAGGACAGGAATTCAATGTGAAATCCGGCCTCTCGGCACTGCTCAAATATATGTGGCATGAGGTTCTGTACAACGGACATATCCTGGTTACCATTGTCATTCTGACTGTGTTCAGCTTGATTCTGGAGACGCTGCAGACCGCATTCGAACGGGGAAATGTCAGCAAGGTGGCCTACTCGATCTGTTACATGGTCATTCTAATTCTGGCAATCAACAGCTTCAATGTGGCCATCGGATATGCCACAGACGCCATCAAGGACATGATTGACTTCATGATGGCGATGGTGCCCCTGTTGTTTACGATGCTGGCTTCGATGGGGAACATCGTCACAGTAACGGTTACGCACCCGCTTGTAGTGTTCATGGTTCACACGGTAGGTACGCTCGTATACACGGTGGTGTTCCCGCTGCTGTTCTTCTCGGCGCTCCTTCATATAGTCAGCTCCTTATCGGACAAGTATAAGCTCACACAGCTGGCTAATCTCCTTCGTACCATCAGTATGAGCTTGCTCGGGGTTCTGCTTACGATCTTTCTAGGAGTCATTTCTGTAAAAGGAATTACCGGCTCGGTTGCCGACGGGGTAACCCTGCGTGCAGCCAAATATGTAACGGGGAACTTCGTTCCCGTTGTAGGGAAAGTGTTCGCGGATGCAACGGATACCGTCATCTCCGCATCCCTGCTGGTGAAGAATGCCGTGGGCCTTGTGGGTGTCATTGTAATTTTGTTCCTGTGCGCTTTTCCAGCCATCAAAATTCTGACACTGGCATTAATCTATAATCTCTCCGCAGCGGTTATGCAGCCACTGGGTGATTCCCCGGTTGTAACGTGTCTTGAGACCATTGGCAAGAGCATGATCTATGTGTTCGCAGCCATGGCTGCCGTTGGCTTGATGTTCTTTCTGGCCATTACCATCATGCTTACCGCCGGAAATATAACGGTGATGATGCGATGA
- the spoIIIAD gene encoding stage III sporulation protein AD, producing the protein MEIIQIVGLGLLAAILILVIKEQKPIFAFLIAACTGITIFLLIIGKISSIIDVLEELAQASGVQLIYLKTILKIIGIAYIAEFGAQIVRDAGQESIASKIELAGKVLIMVLAIPIIGIIIETIMKLLPV; encoded by the coding sequence ATGGAGATCATCCAGATTGTCGGACTTGGGCTGCTTGCAGCGATCCTGATTCTGGTCATTAAGGAACAGAAGCCAATCTTTGCATTTCTGATCGCCGCTTGTACCGGCATTACCATATTTCTGCTAATCATTGGCAAGATCAGTTCCATTATTGATGTTCTCGAGGAGCTGGCCCAAGCCTCAGGAGTACAGCTGATCTACCTGAAGACGATCCTGAAGATTATCGGAATTGCTTACATTGCGGAATTCGGTGCCCAAATCGTGCGTGATGCAGGACAAGAAAGTATCGCTTCAAAAATTGAACTCGCCGGCAAAGTCTTGATTATGGTGCTCGCCATCCCGATCATTGGCATCATTATAGAGACCATTATGAAGCTGCTGCCGGTCTAG
- the accC gene encoding acetyl-CoA carboxylase biotin carboxylase subunit, with amino-acid sequence MKFHKILIANRGEIAVRIIRACRELGIQSVAVYSEADKDSLHVRLADEAYCIGPTLSKDSYLNFTNLMSVATLTECDAIHPGYGFLAENADFAEICGSCNITFIGPSPDAITRMGDKAVAKQTMIEAKVPVIPGSDGLIEDMDQAIMVARDIGYPVIIKATAGGGGKGIRIAEDEDSLVQQITTAQQEAQKAFGNAGVYLEKYLTGMKHVEIQIIADRHGNVAYLGERDCSVQRRRQKLVEEAPCPILSPEKRKEMGEAAVRAAQAVDYSGAGTLEFLLGPDGQFYFMEMNTRIQVEHPVTEMVTGIDLIKEMISVAEGNPLSFSQEDVIINGWSIECRINAEDPSRNFMPSPGKIGFYLAPGGPGVRVDSGAYPGYVITPFYDSMIAKLIVWAPTREEAIAKMKRALSEFAVEGIHTTISFHQKLLEHPTFIRGDFDIKFLEENEI; translated from the coding sequence TTGAAATTTCATAAAATACTTATAGCCAACCGCGGTGAAATCGCGGTGCGAATTATCCGGGCTTGCCGGGAACTGGGTATCCAGTCCGTGGCTGTATACTCGGAAGCGGATAAGGATTCCCTTCATGTCCGTTTAGCGGATGAAGCCTATTGTATAGGTCCAACCCTGTCCAAAGACAGTTATTTGAATTTTACGAATCTGATGAGCGTGGCAACGCTCACCGAGTGTGACGCAATTCACCCGGGTTATGGATTCCTGGCTGAGAATGCCGATTTTGCAGAGATCTGCGGGTCCTGCAACATCACGTTTATTGGACCGTCTCCGGATGCGATCACCCGCATGGGAGATAAGGCGGTAGCCAAGCAGACGATGATTGAAGCGAAAGTGCCTGTTATTCCTGGTTCGGACGGCCTGATTGAAGATATGGACCAAGCTATTATGGTAGCTCGTGATATCGGCTACCCTGTTATAATCAAGGCAACCGCCGGTGGCGGCGGCAAAGGAATCCGGATTGCGGAAGATGAGGATTCCCTTGTTCAGCAGATTACCACGGCACAGCAGGAGGCCCAAAAGGCTTTCGGCAATGCAGGTGTATATCTGGAGAAATATCTTACAGGCATGAAGCACGTTGAGATTCAGATTATCGCCGACAGGCATGGGAATGTTGCCTATTTGGGAGAACGGGATTGCTCCGTTCAGAGACGCAGACAGAAGCTGGTAGAGGAAGCTCCTTGCCCGATTCTAAGTCCTGAGAAACGTAAAGAGATGGGAGAAGCGGCAGTGAGAGCAGCTCAAGCCGTTGATTATTCCGGCGCCGGTACGCTTGAGTTCCTGTTGGGCCCTGATGGACAGTTCTACTTCATGGAGATGAACACCCGGATTCAGGTTGAGCATCCCGTAACCGAGATGGTTACCGGGATCGATCTGATTAAGGAAATGATCTCGGTGGCTGAAGGGAACCCATTGTCTTTCTCCCAGGAAGATGTCATTATTAACGGCTGGTCTATCGAATGCCGTATTAATGCCGAGGACCCGTCTCGTAATTTCATGCCGTCCCCAGGCAAGATAGGTTTCTATCTGGCACCGGGTGGACCGGGTGTCCGTGTAGACAGCGGAGCTTATCCGGGGTATGTGATTACGCCTTTCTATGATTCCATGATTGCCAAGCTAATCGTATGGGCTCCTACACGTGAGGAAGCTATTGCCAAAATGAAGCGGGCGTTATCCGAGTTCGCGGTAGAAGGAATTCACACCACGATTTCTTTCCATCAGAAGCTGCTGGAGCATCCAACCTTCATACGGGGGGATTTCGATATTAAATTTCTGGAAGAAAATGAGATTTAA
- the xseB gene encoding exodeoxyribonuclease VII small subunit, which produces MEQEKDINFEEAMSQLEEIVSKLEHGDVPLETAIDLFQRGMQLSQLCGQKLVQVEGKIEMIVESDGEITKKPFAAPVESGESGE; this is translated from the coding sequence ATGGAACAGGAGAAGGACATTAATTTTGAAGAGGCCATGAGTCAGCTCGAAGAGATCGTGTCTAAGCTGGAACATGGAGATGTGCCGCTTGAGACGGCAATCGATCTGTTTCAGCGGGGGATGCAGCTGTCCCAGCTCTGCGGTCAGAAGCTGGTACAAGTCGAGGGAAAGATCGAGATGATTGTTGAATCAGACGGGGAGATTACGAAGAAGCCTTTTGCAGCTCCGGTCGAAAGTGGTGAATCAGGTGAGTAG
- a CDS encoding DUF2273 domain-containing protein, translating to MLWKQLWESHRGRLLGLATALLLCPIYLFFGFWNMLFCALLLYIGYTIGKYKDLGQGSFIPWAEIRDWLGARWRPFK from the coding sequence GTGCTCTGGAAACAATTATGGGAGAGTCATAGAGGACGCTTGCTGGGTCTGGCTACCGCCCTGTTACTTTGTCCAATCTATCTGTTTTTCGGGTTTTGGAACATGCTTTTCTGCGCGCTGCTCTTGTACATCGGTTATACAATCGGTAAGTATAAAGATCTTGGCCAGGGCTCGTTCATCCCATGGGCGGAGATACGTGACTGGCTCGGTGCGCGCTGGCGTCCTTTTAAATGA
- the folD gene encoding bifunctional methylenetetrahydrofolate dehydrogenase/methenyltetrahydrofolate cyclohydrolase FolD, with protein sequence MTAQIISGKQVAEEIRQGLREEMERLAETGFKPGLAVVIVGEDPASQVYVRNKDKACHDLGYYSEVHKLEESTTQEELLALVNKLNQQSNIHGILVQLPLPKHIDEKSVINAIAVEKDVDGFHPVNVGNLVIGDDSLLPCTPAGVIELIKRTGLDMAGKHAVVIGRSNIVGKPVALLLQRENATVTMCHSRTANMKELTLQADILVVAVGRANFIDASYVKPGAVVIDVGVNRLDNGKLAGDVDFDSVKEVSGPITPVPGGVGPMTITMLMNNTMVAAKRLSGLE encoded by the coding sequence ATGACAGCACAAATAATTAGTGGGAAACAGGTAGCTGAGGAAATTCGCCAGGGTCTGCGTGAGGAGATGGAGAGACTGGCAGAGACGGGATTCAAGCCAGGTCTTGCGGTAGTGATTGTTGGAGAAGATCCTGCTTCCCAGGTCTACGTCCGTAATAAAGACAAGGCTTGCCATGACCTGGGATATTATTCCGAGGTTCATAAGTTAGAGGAATCCACTACCCAGGAAGAACTGCTTGCCCTGGTTAACAAGCTGAATCAGCAGAGCAACATTCATGGCATCCTTGTACAGCTTCCACTGCCTAAGCATATTGACGAGAAGTCCGTAATTAATGCCATTGCTGTGGAAAAAGACGTGGATGGATTCCATCCAGTGAATGTGGGTAATCTGGTCATTGGAGATGACAGTCTGCTTCCTTGTACCCCTGCAGGTGTGATTGAGCTCATTAAGCGTACGGGTCTTGATATGGCCGGCAAGCATGCCGTTGTGATCGGACGCAGTAATATTGTAGGCAAGCCAGTGGCTCTTCTGCTGCAGCGGGAGAACGCTACGGTTACAATGTGTCATTCCCGTACAGCCAACATGAAAGAGCTTACCCTTCAAGCGGATATTCTGGTTGTTGCGGTTGGCAGAGCCAATTTCATTGATGCGTCCTATGTGAAGCCGGGTGCGGTAGTTATCGATGTTGGCGTGAACCGTCTTGATAATGGCAAGCTCGCTGGCGATGTTGATTTTGACAGCGTGAAGGAAGTCTCCGGGCCAATCACACCGGTTCCAGGCGGAGTAGGTCCGATGACGATTACGATGCTGATGAACAATACGATGGTGGCAGCAAAGCGTCTTAGCGGTCTGGAATAA
- the accB gene encoding acetyl-CoA carboxylase biotin carboxyl carrier protein, whose product MFKLNEIKELIKLVDQTSIHELEIENEGTRLAIRKPGKTEIVQVQSAAAPVTHVTAAPASVQIQPAAEPAAAPSGEGAPRADANANLHTIVSPMVGTFYRSSSPDKAPYVNVGDKVGDKTTVCIIEAMKLMNELEAEVKGEIVEILAENGQLVEYGQPLFLVKPE is encoded by the coding sequence ATGTTCAAATTAAACGAAATCAAAGAGCTTATTAAATTGGTGGATCAGACCTCGATTCACGAACTTGAAATTGAGAATGAGGGAACAAGACTTGCAATCCGCAAGCCGGGCAAGACTGAGATTGTACAGGTACAATCCGCAGCAGCGCCTGTAACGCATGTAACTGCCGCTCCCGCGTCGGTACAGATTCAGCCTGCAGCAGAGCCAGCCGCTGCGCCATCTGGCGAAGGTGCCCCGCGTGCCGATGCTAATGCGAACTTACATACGATTGTCTCTCCTATGGTAGGCACATTCTATCGTTCCTCTTCACCTGACAAGGCTCCTTATGTCAATGTGGGCGATAAGGTCGGCGACAAGACCACGGTCTGCATTATTGAAGCGATGAAGCTGATGAACGAGCTTGAGGCTGAAGTCAAAGGGGAAATCGTTGAGATCCTGGCCGAGAATGGCCAGCTTGTGGAATATGGACAGCCCCTCTTTCTGGTGAAGCCGGAGTAA
- the xseA gene encoding exodeoxyribonuclease VII large subunit — MPVNQRIFSIKELNRYIRMKLESDTLLSEVWIRGEISNFTHHSSGHMYFTLKDKDSRIKSIMFASHNQRLPFIPKEGSRVIARGNVSVYERDGQYQFYATHMQPDGIGSLYLAYEQLKKKLEDEGLFEQSRKRALPRYPKTIGVVTSPTGAAVRDIIITLQRRYPQVPIILHPVLVQGKQAAPSIVKALRTLNSMGEADVIIVGRGGGSLEELWAFNEEIVARAIYESAIPVISAVGHETDFTIADFVADLRAATPTAAAELAVPHAAELRALLGQRERELQQGLKHRLARARERLARLQRSPVLVHPRRSLLQHAERLDMLKHRLASRMHARALLTSERRGRLHARLLRFHPQEQLQYAKRRQSDAARQLRQAMLAVLKDRSAQLTAGIRQLDALSPLKVMGRGYSLVYDEQGSRLIKSLDEVQPGDMLKIKVTDGELDCQVWGMQREGDSHGTGEGH; from the coding sequence ATCCCCGTGAATCAAAGAATCTTCTCGATAAAGGAACTGAACCGGTATATCCGAATGAAGCTGGAATCGGACACGCTTCTGTCCGAAGTGTGGATACGGGGAGAAATCTCGAACTTCACACACCATTCAAGCGGTCACATGTACTTCACCTTGAAAGATAAGGACAGCCGGATCAAGAGCATTATGTTCGCTTCTCACAACCAGCGGCTGCCTTTTATTCCGAAAGAGGGATCAAGGGTGATTGCAAGAGGCAATGTATCGGTGTACGAAAGAGACGGGCAGTACCAATTCTATGCGACCCATATGCAGCCGGATGGGATAGGCAGCTTGTATCTCGCCTATGAGCAGCTGAAGAAGAAGCTTGAAGATGAAGGATTGTTTGAGCAGTCCCGTAAAAGAGCTCTGCCGCGTTATCCGAAGACGATCGGTGTAGTTACGTCTCCAACAGGTGCCGCAGTGCGGGATATCATAATCACCTTACAGCGGCGATATCCGCAGGTGCCGATCATCCTGCACCCCGTGCTTGTGCAGGGCAAGCAGGCAGCGCCTTCGATTGTGAAGGCACTGCGTACTCTGAACAGCATGGGAGAGGCCGATGTAATCATCGTCGGCCGGGGCGGGGGCTCACTCGAGGAGCTGTGGGCCTTCAACGAGGAGATTGTGGCCCGGGCTATCTATGAATCGGCAATCCCCGTCATCTCGGCCGTGGGCCATGAGACTGACTTTACGATAGCCGATTTCGTAGCCGATCTTCGCGCAGCCACGCCTACAGCCGCTGCCGAGCTGGCCGTGCCGCATGCCGCCGAGCTGCGGGCGCTGCTCGGCCAGCGCGAGCGGGAGCTTCAGCAGGGGCTGAAGCACCGTCTGGCTCGCGCCCGGGAGCGGCTCGCGCGCCTCCAGCGCTCGCCGGTGCTCGTGCATCCGCGGCGGAGCCTGCTCCAGCACGCCGAGCGGCTCGACATGCTGAAGCATCGTCTCGCCAGCCGCATGCATGCCCGCGCGCTCTTGACGAGCGAGCGGCGCGGCCGCCTGCATGCGAGGCTCCTGCGGTTCCATCCGCAGGAGCAGCTGCAGTACGCGAAGCGGCGTCAGTCGGACGCCGCAAGGCAGCTTCGCCAGGCAATGCTGGCGGTGCTCAAGGATAGATCCGCTCAGCTGACTGCAGGGATTCGTCAGCTCGATGCGCTGAGCCCACTCAAAGTCATGGGCAGGGGCTACAGCTTGGTCTATGATGAACAAGGTTCACGCTTAATTAAATCGCTGGATGAAGTCCAACCTGGGGATATGCTGAAGATCAAAGTCACCGACGGTGAACTGGATTGTCAGGTATGGGGGATGCAGCGGGAAGGAGACAGTCATGGAACAGGAGAAGGACATTAA
- the amaP gene encoding alkaline shock response membrane anchor protein AmaP, with translation MAKILDRLLLFIYSFSIGILSVIAILLFTEAVPFHIDSSYEKTLLNVSIAVAAVLFLLSIRFFYISIRRDRASLPSIDQRTEFGDIQISVETIENLSLKAASRVRGIKDVKTRIKITESGLSIIIRALVDGESSIPTLTEEVQRQVHDHVQEITGIPVSYVSVYIANLVQSPTIKSRVE, from the coding sequence GTGGCAAAAATCTTGGACAGACTTCTGCTGTTTATTTATAGTTTCAGCATAGGTATTCTATCCGTAATTGCGATTCTTCTCTTTACCGAAGCGGTACCTTTTCACATTGACAGCAGTTATGAGAAGACTCTGCTGAATGTATCAATTGCGGTTGCAGCTGTACTCTTCCTGCTCAGCATCCGGTTCTTCTATATTTCGATCCGGCGTGACAGGGCATCATTGCCCTCAATCGATCAGCGGACGGAATTCGGAGATATCCAGATTTCGGTGGAGACCATTGAGAATCTGTCCCTCAAAGCTGCATCACGGGTTAGAGGCATCAAGGATGTGAAGACACGAATCAAGATTACCGAGTCGGGATTGAGCATTATTATTCGCGCGCTAGTGGACGGGGAGAGCTCCATACCGACACTGACTGAAGAAGTTCAGAGGCAAGTCCATGATCACGTACAGGAGATTACGGGCATTCCGGTATCTTATGTATCCGTGTATATTGCTAATCTTGTTCAGTCGCCTACGATCAAAAGCCGGGTTGAATAG
- the spoIIIAG gene encoding stage III sporulation protein AG translates to MVKWWKKLEQWLGAGPEGSKKINTLRLLIILGLIGVAFMLISSFVNVKKIDTGGAGREPPVQNQSQTTSAVSQPEDGDSSFDNIEGNLESRTKEILEKIVGVGTVDVMVTVDSTEEVVVQRNMKDSQEQTDETDAGGGKRHVTQYTRDGQIVTYEVSGDSKPLITKKIKPRIRGVLVVARGAENKTVKQLIVDAVEKGLNVASYQISVVPRKGTQ, encoded by the coding sequence ATGGTGAAGTGGTGGAAGAAGCTTGAACAGTGGCTGGGGGCAGGACCGGAAGGCAGCAAAAAAATAAACACATTGAGACTGCTTATTATACTCGGACTCATTGGAGTGGCCTTCATGCTGATCAGTTCATTTGTAAATGTGAAGAAAATCGATACCGGAGGTGCAGGGCGTGAACCACCGGTTCAGAATCAGTCTCAGACCACTTCGGCTGTCTCCCAGCCCGAAGATGGGGACAGCTCCTTTGACAATATAGAGGGCAATCTGGAGAGTCGAACCAAGGAAATACTGGAGAAAATCGTCGGAGTAGGTACGGTGGATGTGATGGTTACGGTTGACTCAACGGAAGAAGTTGTGGTTCAGCGGAATATGAAGGATTCCCAGGAACAGACAGATGAAACAGACGCGGGAGGCGGGAAGAGGCATGTAACCCAATATACCCGGGATGGACAGATTGTGACTTATGAAGTGTCGGGGGACTCTAAGCCGCTCATTACGAAGAAGATCAAGCCGAGAATCCGCGGGGTCCTCGTGGTCGCACGGGGGGCGGAGAACAAGACCGTCAAGCAGCTGATTGTAGATGCCGTTGAGAAAGGCCTGAATGTTGCATCCTATCAAATATCTGTAGTTCCACGTAAGGGCACACAGTAA
- the spoIIIAC gene encoding stage III sporulation protein AC — MNLEVNAIFQIAGIGIIIAMIHTVLKQMGKEDMAHWVTLIGFVVVLFMVIRMLDSLFQEIKSIFLFQ, encoded by the coding sequence ATGAATTTAGAAGTTAATGCTATATTCCAGATTGCGGGCATCGGCATCATCATTGCGATGATTCATACGGTGCTGAAGCAAATGGGCAAAGAGGATATGGCGCACTGGGTGACCTTGATCGGGTTTGTGGTCGTGCTGTTCATGGTCATTCGGATGCTGGACAGTCTTTTTCAAGAAATCAAATCGATATTTCTGTTCCAGTAG
- the nusB gene encoding transcription antitermination factor NusB — protein MKRRLAREISVQSLYQMEMNDVEANEAVTMLLSEAGGENESEVELSDMGTPEFVLELVNGVWEKKSEIDALLGDYLKGWQISRLSRVDRQVLRLAAYEMIYRDDAPAKVVVNEAIELAKHFGTAESGKFVNGVLGKMIQDLDQLKNKQ, from the coding sequence ATGAAAAGACGATTAGCTAGGGAAATATCGGTACAAAGCCTGTACCAAATGGAAATGAATGATGTCGAAGCAAATGAGGCCGTTACAATGCTTCTGTCAGAAGCCGGCGGGGAGAACGAGAGTGAAGTTGAACTCAGCGATATGGGGACTCCGGAATTCGTGCTTGAGCTGGTCAACGGAGTCTGGGAGAAGAAAAGCGAAATCGATGCCCTTCTCGGTGATTATCTGAAAGGGTGGCAGATCAGCCGGTTGTCCAGAGTGGACCGTCAGGTCCTGCGCTTGGCGGCTTATGAGATGATCTACCGTGATGATGCGCCTGCCAAGGTGGTTGTGAACGAAGCCATAGAGCTGGCGAAGCACTTCGGAACTGCCGAATCCGGCAAGTTCGTTAATGGGGTTCTGGGGAAGATGATTCAGGATCTGGATCAATTGAAAAACAAACAGTAA